A section of the Etheostoma cragini isolate CJK2018 chromosome 12, CSU_Ecrag_1.0, whole genome shotgun sequence genome encodes:
- the mplkip gene encoding M-phase-specific PLK1-interacting protein isoform X2 yields MYRTPDRAQRSPAAPRPAVRFPSPASGWGYPRSPYGRSGQRGASPRGCPAYSPASPGYSPGYSPGSHRGYRDGSPVGFRDSPAGFGNGSRGFGDSPAGFGKGSRGFGNGSRGFGGQMRCRGSGGLRRPQSFSPASANFQVEKYFSPSMLQDPWAALQPVAVRK; encoded by the exons ATGTACCGGACGCCGGACCGAGCTCAGCGGAGCCCCGCAGCCCCGCGGCCGGCTGTGAGATTCCCCTCCCCGGCCTCCGGCTGGGGTTACCCCCGCTCGCCCTACGGAAGGTCCGGGCAACGGGGAGCATCTCCCCGCGGCTGCCCCGCTTACTCTCCGGCTTCCCCGGGTTACTCCCCGGGCTACTCCCCGGGCTCTCACAGAGGATACAGGGACGGCTCCCCGGTGGGGTTCCGGGACTCTCCAGCCGGGTTCGGCAACGGGTCCCGGGGGTTCGGGGACTCTCCAGCCGGGTTTGGCAAGGGGTCCCGGGGATTCGGCAACGGGTCCCGGGGATTCGGGGGGCAAATGCGGTGCAGAGGGAGCGGAGGTTTACGGCGACCTCAGTCCTTTAGTCCCGCCTCAGCTAACTTCCAGGT GGAGAAGTACTTCAGTCCGTCGATGCTACAGGATCCCTGGGCAGCTCTGCAGCCCGTCGCCGTCAGGAAGTAA
- the dnajc1 gene encoding dnaJ homolog subfamily C member 1 isoform X2, which produces MRLFLGPCGPPLLGQVPCVPPLLGMVLLLAAAPPLWAWDADLELLDLVEEIPQNFYQFLSLDQDASPLEVKKAYRRLSLSLHPDKNKDENAETQFRQLVAIYEVLKDEERRRKYDDILENGLPDWRQPVFYYRRVRKMSNAELFFLLFLILTVGHYAVLWSIYLEKQLDELLSKKKKEKKKKLSSKPPDELRYAAHDRACERPHWQDILPLKLSIWLYLSIKHLPHTIQELKQYYEDYQQMKQQQREEEEAEQEVVTRERRPKVKRVKLEFPVYELQTDKVQRHQQDTSIEDIEDQMDDWLQERRTARKKAADWTNEEISLLCRLMVKFPGGTPGRWEKIGHELGRSVSDVTTKVKQVKDNVSHTSGLVKLSDLKGPLPPVRSLPVTDSVMTQRGGGACEEEDEQEAALAVRKRNRKSAADGAEGKVRGRRQRDFDPAAAAAVEEEEEEEGAGGEGGAEPPESPAVWTQNQQKLLELALQQFPRGTGERWDRIAKTVPGKTKEECMIRYKMLAELVQKKKLAKS; this is translated from the exons ATGCGGCTGTTCCTGGGCCCCTGCGGGCCCCCGCTGCTCGGCCAGGTCCCCTGCGTGCCCCCGCTGCTCGGAATGGTCCTGCTGCTGGCCGCGGCCCCCCCTCTCTGGGCCTGGGACGCGGACCTGGAGTTGCTGGACCTGGTGGAAGAGATCCCGCAGAACTTCTACCAGTTCCTGTCCCTGGACCAG gatGCGTCTCCATTAGAGGTGAAGAAGGCGTATCGgcgcctgtctctctctctgcatcctGATAAGAACAAAGATGAAAATGCTGAAACTCAGTTCAGACAG CTTGTCGCCATTTATGAAGTCCTGAAGGACGAGGAGCGCCGACGCAA gtatgaTGACATCCTGGAGAACGGGCTCCCTGATTGGAGGCAGCCCGTCTTCTACTACCGCCGCGTGAGGAAGATGAGCAACGCAGAGCTgttcttccttctcttcctcatcctcaccGTGGGACACTACGCTGTCCTCTGGTCCATCTACCTGGAGAAGCAGCTG GATGAGCTGCTgagtaagaaaaagaaagagaagaagaaaaagctaaGCTCCAAACCTCCAGACGAGCTACGCTACGCCGCACACGACAG AGCGTGCGAGCGTCCGCACTGGCAGGACATCCTCCCTCTGAAGCTCAGCATCTGGCTCTACCTGTCCATCAAGCACCTGCCCCACACCATCCAG GAACTGAAGCAGTACTATGAGGACTACCAGCAgatgaaacagcagcagagagaagaagaagaagcagagcaGGAAGTTGTCACAA GGGAGCGGCGTCCAAAGGTAAAGAGGGTGAAGCTGGAGTTCCCGGTGTACGAGCTGCAGACGGACAAAGTCCAGCGGCACCAGCAGGACACATCCATCGAGGACATTGAGGACCAGATGGACGACTGGCTGCAGGAACGCAGGACCGCCCGCAAGAAG GCAGCAGACTGGACCAATGAGGAGATCAGCCTCCTCTGCAGGTTGATGGTTAAATTCCCTGGAGGAACTCCAGGTCGCTGGGAGAAGATTGGTCATGAGCTGGGGCGCTCTGTGAGCGAT GTGACGACTAAAGTCAAACAGGTGAAAGACAACGTGAGCCACACCTCAG GTCTGGTGAAGCTGTCGGATCTAAAGGGCCCTCTTCCTCCCGTGAGGTCACTTCCTGTCACAGACAGCGTGATGACTCAGCGAGGGGGTGGGGCctgtgaggaggaggacgagCAGGAAGCAGCGCTGGCTGTCAGGAAGAGGAACAGGAAGTCAGCGGCGGACGGAGCGGAGGGAAAGGTCCGCGGTCGGCGGCAGAGAGACTTCGACCctgcggcggcggcggcggtggaggaagaggaggaggaggagggtgcgGGGGGGGAAGGGGGTGCAGAGCCTCCGGAGAGCCCCGCTGTCTGGACCCAGAACCAACAGAAGCTGCTGGAGCTCGCTCTGCAGCAGTTCCCCCGAGGAACCGGCGAGCGCTGGGACCGCATCGCCAAGACGGTCCCCGGGAAGACCAAG GAGGAGTGTATGATCCGGTATAAGATGCTGGCCGAGCTGGTCCAGAAGAAGAAACTGGCTAAAAGCTGA
- the mplkip gene encoding M-phase-specific PLK1-interacting protein isoform X3, whose amino-acid sequence MYRTPDRAQRSPAAPRPAVRFPSPASGWGYPRSPYGRSGQRGASPRGCPAYSPASPGYSPGYSPGSHRGYRDGSPVGFRDSPAGFGNGSRGFGDSPAGFGKGSRGFGNGSRGFGGQMRCRGSGGLRRPQSFSPASANFQVEKYFSPSMLQDPWAALQPVAVRK is encoded by the exons ATGTACCGGACGCCGGACCGAGCTCAGCGGAGCCCCGCAGCCCCGCGGCCGGCTGTGAGATTCCCCTCCCCGGCCTCCGGCTGGGGTTACCCCCGCTCGCCCTACGGAAGGTCCGGGCAACGGGGAGCATCTCCCCGCGGCTGCCCCGCTTACTCTCCGGCTTCCCCGGGTTACTCCCCGGGCTACTCCCCGGGCTCTCACAGAGGATACAGGGACGGCTCCCCGGTGGGGTTCCGGGACTCTCCAGCCGGGTTCGGCAACGGGTCCCGGGGGTTCGGGGACTCTCCAGCCGGGTTTGGCAAGGGGTCCCGGGGATTCGGCAACGGGTCCCGGGGATTCGGGGGGCAAATGCGGTGCAGAGGGAGCGGAGGTTTACGGCGACCTCAGTCCTTTAGTCCCGCCTCAGCTAACTTCCA GGTGGAGAAGTACTTCAGTCCGTCGATGCTACAGGATCCCTGGGCAGCTCTGCAGCCCGTCGCCGTCAGGAAGTAA
- the inhbab gene encoding inhibin subunit beta Ab — protein sequence MVTNPNHNNSLSLSAGVSPDGVTFDLSQDGGATVELANVWIFLKKGKRAGGKVLLRLLQCHRDNSGDKTDECVSEKMVDARRSGWHTLGVSHSLQALLDAGGGSLHLRVSCPLCGDAEPVLAQTHRAQTHRDQSHRDQSHRPFLMAVLQAGEEATPRRVKRGLECDGKIRVCCKRQFYVNFKDIGWNDWIIAPSGYHANYCEGECPSHMAGFSGSALSFHSTVINHYRMRGYSPFQGARSCCVPTRLRAMSMLYYNEEQKIIKKDIQDMVVDECGCS from the coding sequence ATGGTTACCAACCCTAACCATAAtaactctctctccctctccgcAGGAGTGTCCCCGGATGgcgtgacctttgacctgtcCCAGGACGGCGGCGCCACGGTGGAGCTGGCCAACGTCTGGATCTTCCTGAAGAAGGGAAAACGAGCAGGCGGCAAAGTGTTGCTGCGGCTGCTGCAGTGTCACCGTGACAACAGCGGCGATAAGACTGACGAATGTGTTTCGGAGAAGATGGTGGACGCTCGGCGCAGCGGCTGGCACACGCTTGGCGTATCCCACAGCTTGCAGGCGCTATTGGACGCAGGTGGAGGCTCGCTCCACCTGCGGGTGTCCTGCCCGCTGTGCGGCGACGCCGAGCCCGTCCTGGCCCAGACCCACCGGGCCCAGACCCACCGAGACCAGTCCCACAGGGACCAGTCTCACCGTCCGTTCCTCATGGCCGTGCTGCAAGCCGGCGAGGAGGCGACGCCTCGGCGAGTCAAACGAGGTCTGGAGTGCGACGGGAAGATCCGCGTCTGCTGCAAACGCCAGTTTTACGTCAACTTCAAAGACATCGGCTGGAACGACTGGATTATTGCGCCGTCCGGTTACCATGCCAATTACTGCGAGGGGGAGTGTCCGAGTCACATGGCGGGTTTTAGTGGCTCGGCGCTGTCCTTCCACTCCACCGTCATCAACCACTACCGCATGCGGGGCTACAGCCCGTTCCAGGGCGCCCGGTCCTGCTGCGTCCCCACGCGGCTGCGGGCCATGTCCATGCTGTACTACAACGAGGAGCAGAAGATCATCAAGAAGGACATCCAGGACATGGTGGTGGACGAATGCGGCTGCTCCTAG
- the mplkip gene encoding M-phase-specific PLK1-interacting protein isoform X1: MYRTPDRAQRSPAAPRPAVRFPSPASGWGYPRSPYGRSGQRGASPRGCPAYSPASPGYSPGYSPGSHRGYRDGSPVGFRDSPAGFGNGSRGFGDSPAGFGKGSRGFGNGSRGFGGQMRCRGSGGLRRPQSFSPASANFQSGSSDSPVEKYFSPSMLQDPWAALQPVAVRK; encoded by the exons ATGTACCGGACGCCGGACCGAGCTCAGCGGAGCCCCGCAGCCCCGCGGCCGGCTGTGAGATTCCCCTCCCCGGCCTCCGGCTGGGGTTACCCCCGCTCGCCCTACGGAAGGTCCGGGCAACGGGGAGCATCTCCCCGCGGCTGCCCCGCTTACTCTCCGGCTTCCCCGGGTTACTCCCCGGGCTACTCCCCGGGCTCTCACAGAGGATACAGGGACGGCTCCCCGGTGGGGTTCCGGGACTCTCCAGCCGGGTTCGGCAACGGGTCCCGGGGGTTCGGGGACTCTCCAGCCGGGTTTGGCAAGGGGTCCCGGGGATTCGGCAACGGGTCCCGGGGATTCGGGGGGCAAATGCGGTGCAGAGGGAGCGGAGGTTTACGGCGACCTCAGTCCTTTAGTCCCGCCTCAGCTAACTTCCAG TCTGGATCTTCCGACTCTCCGGTGGAGAAGTACTTCAGTCCGTCGATGCTACAGGATCCCTGGGCAGCTCTGCAGCCCGTCGCCGTCAGGAAGTAA
- the c12h7orf25 gene encoding UPF0415 protein C7orf25 homolog, with the protein MADICVCNRDDAAAKEAECPEPRVHGEGGGVLARLAFPPHPPVASCQRVNLDITTLITLVSALSHGRCRLAFREPVLTEQAAEERRAPVLPPLHAFMAGKELFACRAAVDDFQLILQTLGGPGERQRAAALLQRVTVVEDRPSPRTLRLAPSAKVTPRSLSIFGTGDSLRAVTMTANSRFIRAAANQGVRYSVFTHPPRALTEGKEWRATPV; encoded by the exons ATGGcagatatctgtgt ctgtaacCGTGACGACGCTGCCGCCAAGGAGGCAGAGTGTCCTGAGCCCCGTGTGCATGGCGAGGGGGGGGGCGTGCTGGCCCGCCTGGcgttccccccccacccccccgtgGCGTCGTGCCAGCGGGTGAACCTGGACATCACCACCCTGATCACGCTGGTGTCGGCGCTGAGCCACGGCCGCTGCCGCCTGGCGTTCCGGGAGCCGGTGCTGACGGAGCAGGCGGCGGAGGAGCGCCGGGCGCCGGTGCTGCCGCCGCTGCACGCCTTTATGGCGGGGAAGGAGCTGTTCGCCTGTCGCGCCGCCGTGGACGACTTCCAGCTGATCCTGCAGACGCTGGGGGGGCCGGGTGAGCGCCAGCGTGCCGCGGCGCTGCTGCAGCGCGTCACCGTGGTGGAGGACCGGCCCTCGCCGCGCACGCTGCGCCTGGCGCCCAGCGCCAAGGTGACGCCGCGCTCGCTCAGCATCTTCGGCACCGGGGACTCGCTACGGGCCGTTACCATGACGGCCAACAGCCGCTTCATCCGCGCCGCGGCCAATCAGGGCGTCCGCTACAGTGTGTTCACCCACCCCCCCCGCGCACTCACCGAGGGGAAGGAGTGGAGGGCCACGCCCGTCTGA
- the dnajc1 gene encoding dnaJ homolog subfamily C member 1 isoform X1 — translation MRLFLGPCGPPLLGQVPCVPPLLGMVLLLAAAPPLWAWDADLELLDLVEEIPQNFYQFLSLDQDASPLEVKKAYRRLSLSLHPDKNKDENAETQFRQLVAIYEVLKDEERRRKYDDILENGLPDWRQPVFYYRRVRKMSNAELFFLLFLILTVGHYAVLWSIYLEKQLDELLSKKKKEKKKKLSSKPPDELRYAAHDRACERPHWQDILPLKLSIWLYLSIKHLPHTIQELKQYYEDYQQMKQQQREEEEAEQEVVTRERRPKVKRVKLEFPVYELQTDKVQRHQQDTSIEDIEDQMDDWLQERRTARKKAADWTNEEISLLCRLMVKFPGGTPGRWEKIGHELGRSVSDVTTKVKQVKDNVSHTSGNPGLVKLSDLKGPLPPVRSLPVTDSVMTQRGGGACEEEDEQEAALAVRKRNRKSAADGAEGKVRGRRQRDFDPAAAAAVEEEEEEEGAGGEGGAEPPESPAVWTQNQQKLLELALQQFPRGTGERWDRIAKTVPGKTKEECMIRYKMLAELVQKKKLAKS, via the exons ATGCGGCTGTTCCTGGGCCCCTGCGGGCCCCCGCTGCTCGGCCAGGTCCCCTGCGTGCCCCCGCTGCTCGGAATGGTCCTGCTGCTGGCCGCGGCCCCCCCTCTCTGGGCCTGGGACGCGGACCTGGAGTTGCTGGACCTGGTGGAAGAGATCCCGCAGAACTTCTACCAGTTCCTGTCCCTGGACCAG gatGCGTCTCCATTAGAGGTGAAGAAGGCGTATCGgcgcctgtctctctctctgcatcctGATAAGAACAAAGATGAAAATGCTGAAACTCAGTTCAGACAG CTTGTCGCCATTTATGAAGTCCTGAAGGACGAGGAGCGCCGACGCAA gtatgaTGACATCCTGGAGAACGGGCTCCCTGATTGGAGGCAGCCCGTCTTCTACTACCGCCGCGTGAGGAAGATGAGCAACGCAGAGCTgttcttccttctcttcctcatcctcaccGTGGGACACTACGCTGTCCTCTGGTCCATCTACCTGGAGAAGCAGCTG GATGAGCTGCTgagtaagaaaaagaaagagaagaagaaaaagctaaGCTCCAAACCTCCAGACGAGCTACGCTACGCCGCACACGACAG AGCGTGCGAGCGTCCGCACTGGCAGGACATCCTCCCTCTGAAGCTCAGCATCTGGCTCTACCTGTCCATCAAGCACCTGCCCCACACCATCCAG GAACTGAAGCAGTACTATGAGGACTACCAGCAgatgaaacagcagcagagagaagaagaagaagcagagcaGGAAGTTGTCACAA GGGAGCGGCGTCCAAAGGTAAAGAGGGTGAAGCTGGAGTTCCCGGTGTACGAGCTGCAGACGGACAAAGTCCAGCGGCACCAGCAGGACACATCCATCGAGGACATTGAGGACCAGATGGACGACTGGCTGCAGGAACGCAGGACCGCCCGCAAGAAG GCAGCAGACTGGACCAATGAGGAGATCAGCCTCCTCTGCAGGTTGATGGTTAAATTCCCTGGAGGAACTCCAGGTCGCTGGGAGAAGATTGGTCATGAGCTGGGGCGCTCTGTGAGCGAT GTGACGACTAAAGTCAAACAGGTGAAAGACAACGTGAGCCACACCTCAGGTAACC CAGGTCTGGTGAAGCTGTCGGATCTAAAGGGCCCTCTTCCTCCCGTGAGGTCACTTCCTGTCACAGACAGCGTGATGACTCAGCGAGGGGGTGGGGCctgtgaggaggaggacgagCAGGAAGCAGCGCTGGCTGTCAGGAAGAGGAACAGGAAGTCAGCGGCGGACGGAGCGGAGGGAAAGGTCCGCGGTCGGCGGCAGAGAGACTTCGACCctgcggcggcggcggcggtggaggaagaggaggaggaggagggtgcgGGGGGGGAAGGGGGTGCAGAGCCTCCGGAGAGCCCCGCTGTCTGGACCCAGAACCAACAGAAGCTGCTGGAGCTCGCTCTGCAGCAGTTCCCCCGAGGAACCGGCGAGCGCTGGGACCGCATCGCCAAGACGGTCCCCGGGAAGACCAAG GAGGAGTGTATGATCCGGTATAAGATGCTGGCCGAGCTGGTCCAGAAGAAGAAACTGGCTAAAAGCTGA
- the si:dkey-181m9.8 gene encoding uncharacterized protein si:dkey-181m9.8, with protein sequence MVTLLFCCVVTGSEYNIPVCIWLHETHPASRPRCFVCPSVSMVINPSCTCVDASGNISLDALSTWTQGSNLLLLVSEMRLVFQKDPPLYCRPPPALATPALAPPAGGTPSRQKATQWERSSEARRSYTEELQGIDFSSSSNNPFLPPSDRLSIRMGALTLRSGSPVHTVQSGATSDRQVTVQSGTASDRQVTIQSGAAGADLMKIAAGLPPDKAAIFLSLATLEGRSFSPGDVMEAVRLTRDFPSALRFLSHCCPLCQDQVSFSKIITMTHCSCFLCQTCFKTFFSTAIKERSIDQLVCPQCGRPEVKGHAGMEYFNLLDTQIRHFLSPELHELFQRKLRDRALQEMPNFRWCAHVKLMT encoded by the exons atggtaaccCTATTATTCTGCTGTGTGGTAACAGGAAGTGAGTATAATATCCCAGTGTGCATCTGGCTGCATGAGACCCACCCGGCGTCCCGTCCTCGCTGCTTCGTCTGTCCCTCAGTCTCCATGGTGATCAACCCGTCCTGCACCTGCGTGGACGCCTCCGGGAACATCAGCCTGGACGCCCTCAGCACCTGGACGCAG GGCTCCAACCTGTTGCTGCTGGTGTCGGAGATGAGGCTGGTCTTCCAGAAGGACCCGCCCCTCTACTGCAGGCCACCGCCAGCCCTGGCCACGCCAGCCCTGGCCCCCCCGGCCGGTGGGACACCGTCTAGACAGAAAG CCACCCAATGGGAGCGGAGCAGCGAGGCGAGGCGGTCGTACACCGAGGAGCTGCAGGGGATCGACTTCAGTTCTTCCTCCAACAACCCCTTCCTCCCCCCCTCAG ATCGTCTGAGCATCAGGATGGGAGCTCTGACGCTGAGATCAGGCTCACCTGTACACACCGTCCAATCAGGAGCAAcctcagacagacaggtgaccGTCCAATCAGGAACAGcctcagacagacaggtgaccATCCAATCAGGAGCAGCTGGAGCGGATCTCATGAAG ATTGCAGCGGGTCTTCCTCCAGACAAGGCGGCCATCTTCCTGTCTCTGGCCACCTTGGAGGGGCGGAGCTTCAGCCCCGGTGATGTCATGGAGGCGGTCAGACTCACCAGAGATTTCCCATCAGCCCTCAGGTTCCTGTCTCACTGCTGCCCGCTCTGCCAGGACCAGGTGTCCTTCAGTAAG atcATCACCATGACCCACTGCTCCTGCTTCCTGTGTCAGACGTGTTTTAAGACGTTCTTCTCGACGGCCATTAAGGAGCGGAGCATCGACCAGCTGGTCTGTCCTCAGTGTGGCCGgccagaggtcaaaggtcacgcAGGGATGGAGTACTTCAACCTGCTGGACACCCAG attcgtcacttcctgtctcctgaGCTCCATGAACTGTTCCAGAGGAAACTCCGAGACCGGGCGCTGCAGGAGATGCCCAACTTCCGCTGGTGTGCTCAC GTGAAACTAATGACGTAA